The following proteins are encoded in a genomic region of Rubrobacter xylanophilus DSM 9941:
- a CDS encoding sulfatase: MAAERPNIVVIVSDTFRRDHLGAYGNPWIRTPNLDALARSSVVFERHVISSFPTMPARADILTGTFSYTFMGWEPLPRDLPTLPGLLSEAGYLTMGIVDTPFFVRNGYGYDRGFDDFIWVRGQGDDTRPQERSDCRSTWRYEADRMVARTMTEAERWLERHHRERFFLYVDTWDPHEPWDAPDYYTRLYRPDYDGRKIYPAYGRWEEVGLSEEDVRVAHATYCGEVTMVDLWVGRLLAKLDVLGLRENTAVFFLSDHGFYFGEHGYFGKAEWVHDPDAVVSEDSVLPDWLPESWLLTVGWSPLYSELTRVPLIARVPGVPPGRRDTMTTHPDLAPTLLELAGVERPQRVQGESFLGVLRGEREEHRRFVISSWPLYFAEGELTTAVDSRPRRIASYMPLTVTTRERSLILGGPEDEPELYDLGRDPQEKHNVWPEAPGEGVRLAGEAVSFLERLGTPERHLEPRRAALERLRGSIPASRDLAGEAS; encoded by the coding sequence ATGGCGGCAGAGCGCCCGAACATCGTCGTCATCGTCTCGGACACGTTTCGGCGGGACCATCTGGGGGCTTATGGGAACCCCTGGATCCGGACGCCCAACCTGGACGCCCTCGCGCGCTCCTCGGTCGTCTTTGAGCGGCACGTGATCTCCTCCTTCCCCACCATGCCCGCCCGGGCGGACATCCTCACGGGGACCTTCTCCTACACCTTCATGGGCTGGGAGCCCCTGCCCAGGGACCTGCCCACCCTCCCCGGCCTGCTCTCCGAGGCCGGCTACCTCACCATGGGGATCGTCGACACCCCCTTCTTCGTCAGGAACGGCTACGGCTACGACCGGGGCTTCGACGACTTCATCTGGGTCAGGGGACAGGGCGACGACACCCGGCCGCAGGAGCGCTCCGACTGCCGCTCCACCTGGCGCTACGAGGCCGACAGGATGGTGGCGCGCACCATGACCGAGGCCGAGCGCTGGCTCGAGCGGCACCACCGGGAGCGCTTCTTCCTCTACGTGGACACCTGGGACCCCCACGAGCCGTGGGACGCCCCCGACTACTACACCCGGCTCTACCGCCCGGACTACGACGGGCGCAAGATCTACCCGGCCTACGGCCGGTGGGAGGAGGTCGGGCTCTCCGAGGAGGACGTGCGGGTGGCGCACGCCACCTACTGCGGCGAGGTCACCATGGTGGACCTGTGGGTCGGCCGGCTGCTCGCCAAGCTCGACGTCCTCGGGCTCCGGGAGAACACCGCCGTCTTCTTCCTCTCCGACCACGGCTTCTACTTCGGCGAGCACGGGTACTTCGGGAAGGCCGAGTGGGTCCACGACCCGGACGCGGTGGTCTCCGAGGACTCCGTGCTCCCCGACTGGCTCCCCGAGTCCTGGCTGCTCACCGTGGGGTGGTCCCCCCTGTACTCCGAGCTGACCCGGGTGCCGCTCATCGCCCGCGTCCCCGGCGTCCCCCCGGGCCGCCGGGACACCATGACCACCCACCCCGACCTCGCCCCCACCCTGCTGGAGCTCGCGGGGGTGGAGAGGCCGCAGCGCGTGCAGGGCGAGTCCTTCCTCGGCGTGTTGCGCGGCGAGCGGGAGGAGCACCGGCGCTTCGTCATCAGCTCCTGGCCCCTGTACTTCGCCGAGGGCGAGCTCACCACCGCCGTGGACTCCAGGCCCCGGCGCATAGCCAGCTACATGCCGCTCACCGTCACCACCCGCGAGCGCTCGCTCATCCTCGGGGGGCCGGAGGACGAACCCGAGCTCTACGACCTCGGACGGGACCCGCAGGAGAAGCACAACGTCTGGCCGGAAGCGCCGGGGGAGGGCGTGCGCCTCGCCGGGGAGGCCGTCTCCTTCCTGGAGCGGCTCGGAACCCCGGAACGCCACCTCGAGCCCCGGCGGGCGGCGCTGGAGAGGCTCCGCGGGAGCATCCCCGCCAGCCGCGACCTGGCAGGGGAGGCGAGCTAG
- a CDS encoding metallophosphoesterase family protein, protein MRFFSRKPSVRVFFATDIHGSETCWRKFLNAAGHYQADVLVLGGDMTGKALVPVVRDGGRWRATLLENRYEFEGEDEVGEFEEAVRRRGYYPFRTTPEELAELEADEKRREELFHRKMLGRIERWMRMADERLDGSVRCFVCPGNDDQFEVDEIVRSARRVELAEGRVVEFGDGYQMISTGWSNRTPWDTYREDDEEALEERLRRMAGALGVPPERAVYNLHCPPYGSGLDEAPEITADMRPKDAGRSTVPVGSKAVRKVIEEGQPALSLHGHIHEARGSARIGRTLCINPGSSYEQGQLLGAVVDLDGGSKVKRFVLTSG, encoded by the coding sequence ATGAGGTTCTTCTCGCGCAAACCGTCGGTGCGCGTCTTCTTCGCCACCGACATCCACGGGTCCGAGACCTGCTGGCGCAAGTTCCTGAACGCCGCCGGCCACTACCAGGCCGACGTGCTCGTCCTGGGCGGGGACATGACCGGCAAGGCGCTCGTCCCCGTGGTCCGGGACGGGGGGCGCTGGCGGGCCACGCTGCTCGAGAACCGCTACGAGTTCGAGGGCGAGGACGAGGTGGGGGAGTTCGAGGAGGCCGTGCGGCGGCGCGGGTACTACCCCTTCCGGACCACCCCAGAGGAGCTCGCCGAGCTCGAGGCCGACGAGAAGAGGCGCGAGGAGCTCTTCCACAGAAAGATGCTCGGCCGGATAGAGCGCTGGATGCGGATGGCCGACGAGCGGCTCGACGGGAGCGTCCGGTGCTTCGTGTGCCCCGGCAACGACGACCAGTTCGAGGTCGACGAGATCGTGCGCTCTGCGCGGCGGGTGGAGCTGGCCGAGGGCAGGGTCGTGGAGTTCGGGGACGGGTACCAGATGATCTCCACCGGCTGGTCCAACCGCACCCCGTGGGACACCTACCGGGAGGACGACGAGGAGGCCCTCGAGGAGCGGCTGCGGCGCATGGCCGGGGCGCTCGGGGTGCCCCCCGAGCGGGCCGTCTACAACCTCCACTGTCCGCCCTACGGCTCCGGCCTCGACGAGGCGCCCGAGATAACGGCCGACATGCGCCCCAAGGACGCCGGGCGCTCCACCGTGCCGGTGGGGTCCAAGGCCGTCCGGAAGGTCATAGAGGAGGGCCAGCCGGCGCTCTCGCTGCACGGCCACATCCACGAGGCGCGGGGCAGCGCCCGCATCGGGCGCACCCTGTGCATCAACCCCGGAAGCTCCTACGAGCAGGGCCAGCTGCTCGGGGCCGTGGTGGACCTCGACGGCGGCAGCAAGGTCAAGCGTTTCGTGCTCACCAGCGGATAA
- a CDS encoding APC family permease, whose protein sequence is MAGRQTTADAGDLFQRRATGLLRGWSVRDAFIYAAFSINLITLGLFIFSYGPFIPEGSLVMAVVLSGLYLVFQAVTYASLIAVMPRAGGDYVWQSRVLSGGIGFVLSVTGWWFILWHWVPIYANILNVQVLVPLSRIFGLEGSASFFNGSAGLFVASLAVALLASLYISLGMRAYARIQKFCFYVGVAGLAVMLVLLLLHSRSDFISAFNSQASEVFGASGNAYRQTIEAGAVGRPEVAFYPTLLLIPMVVFFNLWSNWGATLYGEVRGASDFRKNIYAMGGALLATTVVAAIMLLLFAKTFGWDFYYAANNAYWSGAENAPIPDWPYPGLFAAFFFDSPVLQALLVGVLSLWFFGWCGTVFLSSTRVVFATAFDRVLPEWVAKTSRNGVPYVALLLMLIPSIPISYLYAFGENFATYTLDATLVIAMTFFGSAVAAAVLPWRKPEIYNASPIARYTLFGVPLITVAAVAFGVFLAFCLYQWVFRDVYGVNNPQSMIYMLALYAIAIAMYVGFRLLRRAQGMDLKMVYDEIPED, encoded by the coding sequence ATGGCTGGCAGACAGACGACCGCGGATGCCGGGGACCTCTTCCAGCGGCGGGCCACCGGGCTCTTGCGCGGCTGGTCGGTGAGGGACGCCTTCATCTACGCCGCCTTCTCGATAAACCTCATAACGCTCGGGCTCTTCATCTTCTCCTACGGCCCCTTTATCCCGGAGGGGTCGCTGGTCATGGCCGTGGTGCTCTCCGGGCTGTACCTGGTCTTCCAGGCCGTGACCTACGCCTCGCTCATCGCGGTCATGCCCCGGGCCGGCGGCGACTACGTGTGGCAGAGCCGGGTTCTGAGCGGCGGCATCGGGTTCGTGCTCTCGGTGACGGGGTGGTGGTTCATCCTCTGGCACTGGGTGCCCATCTACGCCAACATCCTCAACGTGCAGGTTCTGGTGCCGCTCTCCCGGATCTTCGGCCTGGAGGGCTCCGCGAGCTTCTTCAACGGCTCCGCCGGGCTCTTCGTCGCCTCGCTCGCCGTGGCGCTGCTCGCCTCGCTGTACATCTCGCTCGGGATGCGGGCCTACGCCAGGATCCAGAAGTTCTGCTTCTATGTGGGGGTGGCGGGGCTCGCCGTGATGCTCGTGCTGCTCCTCCTCCACTCCCGCTCCGACTTCATCTCCGCCTTCAACTCGCAGGCCAGCGAGGTCTTCGGGGCCTCCGGCAACGCCTACCGGCAGACCATCGAGGCCGGGGCCGTCGGGCGCCCGGAGGTGGCCTTCTACCCGACGCTGCTGCTGATCCCCATGGTCGTCTTCTTCAACCTGTGGTCCAACTGGGGGGCCACCCTCTACGGCGAGGTGCGCGGTGCCTCCGACTTCCGGAAGAACATCTACGCCATGGGCGGCGCGCTGCTCGCGACCACCGTGGTCGCCGCGATCATGCTGCTGCTGTTCGCCAAGACCTTCGGCTGGGACTTCTACTACGCCGCCAACAACGCCTACTGGTCCGGGGCCGAGAACGCCCCGATCCCCGACTGGCCCTACCCGGGGCTGTTTGCGGCCTTCTTCTTCGACAGCCCCGTTCTGCAGGCGCTCCTCGTCGGGGTGCTCTCGCTGTGGTTCTTCGGGTGGTGCGGCACCGTCTTCCTCTCCTCCACCCGGGTGGTCTTCGCCACCGCCTTCGACCGGGTGCTCCCCGAGTGGGTCGCCAAGACCTCCAGGAACGGCGTCCCCTACGTGGCGCTGCTGCTCATGCTCATCCCCTCCATCCCCATCAGCTACCTGTACGCCTTCGGGGAGAACTTCGCCACCTACACCCTGGACGCCACGCTGGTCATCGCGATGACCTTCTTCGGGTCCGCCGTGGCCGCGGCCGTCCTGCCCTGGCGCAAGCCCGAGATCTACAACGCCTCCCCCATAGCCCGCTACACCCTCTTCGGGGTGCCGCTCATCACCGTGGCGGCCGTCGCCTTCGGGGTGTTTCTGGCCTTCTGCCTCTACCAGTGGGTCTTCCGCGACGTCTACGGGGTGAACAACCCGCAGTCCATGATCTACATGCTCGCCCTCTACGCGATCGCCATAGCCATGTACGTGGGCTTCAGGCTCCTGCGGCGGGCGCAGGGGATGGACCTGAAGATGGTCTACGACGAGATCCCGGAGGACTAG
- a CDS encoding glycine--tRNA ligase: MSQTVSMEKIVSFCKRRGFVYQSSEIYGGIRSSYDYGPLGVEMKRNIREEWWRSMVYMRDDVVGIDAAVIMHPKVWEASGHVETFNDMLVESRTSGRRYRADHLIEEATGIDAEGMSPEEMTRLIQEDERIKDPVDGGRDFAPVRPFNLMFETYTGPVKSPENLAYLRPETAQGIFVNFKNVLQTSRVKVPFGIAQIGKSFRNEITPGNFIFRTREFEQMEMEFFVEPGTDEEWHEYWIEERREWYTRLGIRPENLRLYEHPKEKLSHYSKRTVDIEYNFPFAGWSELEGIANRTDYDLRRHSEYSGEKLEYFDQAKNRSYIPYVIEPAAGVDRILLALLVDAYHEEEAPNAKGELERRTVLKLHPRVAPTKAAVFPLTKKEPVSAVARRLYDDLKGDYRLFYDDSGSIGRRYRRQDEAGTPFCVTVDFDTLEDKKVTIRDRDTMEQERIPIEAVRDRLAKLISAS; the protein is encoded by the coding sequence GTGTCGCAGACGGTTTCGATGGAGAAGATAGTCTCGTTCTGCAAGCGAAGGGGCTTCGTCTACCAGAGCTCCGAGATCTACGGCGGCATCCGCTCCTCCTACGACTACGGCCCTCTGGGCGTCGAGATGAAGCGCAACATCCGGGAGGAGTGGTGGCGCAGCATGGTCTACATGCGCGACGACGTCGTCGGGATAGACGCCGCCGTCATCATGCACCCCAAAGTGTGGGAGGCCTCCGGGCACGTGGAGACCTTCAACGACATGCTCGTCGAGAGCCGCACCAGCGGGCGCCGCTACCGGGCCGACCACCTCATCGAGGAGGCCACCGGCATCGACGCCGAGGGCATGAGCCCGGAGGAGATGACCCGTCTCATCCAGGAGGACGAGCGCATAAAGGACCCGGTGGACGGCGGGCGGGACTTCGCCCCGGTCAGGCCGTTCAACCTGATGTTCGAGACCTACACCGGGCCGGTGAAAAGCCCGGAGAACCTCGCCTACCTCAGGCCGGAGACCGCGCAGGGCATCTTCGTGAACTTCAAGAACGTCCTGCAGACCAGCCGGGTGAAGGTCCCCTTCGGGATAGCCCAGATCGGCAAGTCGTTCAGGAACGAGATCACGCCGGGCAACTTCATCTTCCGCACCCGCGAGTTCGAGCAGATGGAGATGGAGTTCTTCGTCGAGCCGGGCACCGACGAGGAGTGGCACGAGTACTGGATCGAGGAGCGCCGCGAGTGGTATACCCGGCTGGGGATCCGCCCGGAGAACCTGCGGCTCTACGAGCACCCCAAGGAGAAGCTCTCCCACTACTCCAAGCGTACGGTGGACATAGAGTACAACTTCCCCTTCGCCGGCTGGTCGGAGCTGGAGGGCATAGCCAACCGCACCGACTACGACCTCAGGCGCCACTCGGAGTACTCGGGCGAGAAGCTGGAGTACTTCGACCAGGCGAAGAACAGGAGCTACATCCCCTACGTCATAGAGCCGGCGGCGGGGGTGGACAGGATCCTGCTGGCCCTGCTGGTGGACGCCTACCACGAGGAGGAGGCCCCGAACGCCAAGGGCGAGCTCGAGAGGCGCACCGTGCTCAAGCTCCACCCGCGGGTGGCCCCCACCAAGGCGGCGGTCTTCCCGCTCACCAAGAAGGAGCCCGTCTCGGCGGTGGCCCGGAGGCTCTACGACGACCTGAAGGGGGACTACCGGCTCTTCTACGACGACTCGGGGTCGATCGGCCGCCGCTACCGCCGCCAGGACGAGGCGGGGACCCCGTTCTGCGTCACCGTGGACTTCGACACCCTGGAGGACAAGAAGGTGACCATCCGGGACCGGGACACCATGGAGCAGGAGCGCATCCCGATAGAGGCGGTGCGCGACCGGCTGGCGAAGCTCATCTCCGCCTCCTAG
- a CDS encoding DUF4126 family protein — MEILFSAGIAAGLAAAAGMRAFVPLAAAALFAQLGLFGLAGPLEALAGWGAVGALAALAALEVALEKARGLYRVLNVVQVPVRAASGAVLAYAAAGAEALVWLVVGAAVAGGVALLRAWLRPPATEPSAGVSPWFMSAAEDAVSLAGGVLGVFVPLAPLLLVAFLLLFFYRVRRRRSRKYGGLRILSD; from the coding sequence ATGGAGATCCTCTTCTCAGCGGGCATCGCCGCCGGGCTGGCCGCCGCGGCGGGAATGAGGGCCTTCGTGCCGCTCGCGGCGGCCGCCCTCTTCGCCCAGCTTGGCCTGTTCGGGCTCGCGGGACCGCTGGAGGCGCTTGCCGGGTGGGGGGCGGTCGGGGCGCTGGCGGCGCTCGCGGCGCTGGAGGTCGCGCTGGAGAAGGCGCGGGGGCTCTACCGGGTGCTGAACGTGGTTCAGGTGCCGGTGCGGGCCGCCTCCGGGGCGGTGCTCGCCTACGCCGCCGCGGGGGCGGAGGCGCTGGTCTGGCTCGTGGTCGGGGCGGCCGTCGCCGGCGGCGTCGCGCTGCTGCGGGCGTGGCTGCGGCCCCCGGCGACGGAGCCCTCGGCCGGGGTGAGCCCCTGGTTCATGAGCGCCGCCGAGGACGCGGTGTCGCTCGCCGGCGGGGTGCTGGGGGTCTTCGTGCCGCTCGCGCCGCTGTTGCTTGTGGCCTTTCTGCTCCTCTTCTTCTACCGGGTGCGGCGGCGGAGGAGCAGGAAATACGGGGGGCTGCGCATCCTGAGCGACTAG
- a CDS encoding 2-phosphoglycerate kinase yields MEEREITIVKGKRSTPFSRGILAQTLSQAGAKPELAHRIASEVRAELLAEQRYTVEEEEVLARVRDKLIKKDALVVERLDKWRILRESTEPIVVLIGGATGVGTSTLAADVARRLNIQSVIGTDSIREVLRHAISPDLVPALHKSSYAIKPEDIRIPVKEENTTLYGFRIQASQVAVGVEAIVDRGLKEGTNLVIEGVHLVPEIILDRYRDHPNVCSLVVYLSDEAAHRSRFYIRALGTAMRRPAEEYIAHFGEIRQIHDYIVESARRMGVHTVENFSIENSSDAAVEIVANRVSGIAEKAARRPSSLLLDASARGG; encoded by the coding sequence GTGGAAGAGCGCGAGATCACCATAGTCAAGGGGAAGAGGAGCACCCCCTTCTCGCGCGGCATCCTGGCCCAGACGCTCTCGCAGGCCGGGGCCAAGCCCGAGCTGGCCCACCGGATAGCGAGCGAGGTGCGGGCCGAGCTGCTCGCCGAGCAGCGCTACACGGTCGAGGAGGAGGAGGTCCTCGCCCGGGTGCGGGACAAGCTCATCAAGAAGGACGCCCTGGTCGTGGAGCGGCTGGACAAGTGGCGCATCCTGCGCGAGTCCACCGAGCCCATCGTGGTGCTCATCGGGGGGGCGACGGGGGTGGGCACCAGCACGCTGGCGGCCGACGTGGCGCGCAGGCTCAACATCCAGAGCGTGATAGGGACCGACTCCATCCGCGAGGTGCTGCGCCACGCCATCAGCCCGGACCTGGTCCCCGCGCTGCACAAGAGCTCCTACGCCATAAAGCCGGAGGACATCAGGATCCCGGTGAAGGAGGAGAACACCACGCTCTACGGCTTCAGGATCCAGGCCTCCCAGGTGGCGGTGGGGGTCGAGGCCATAGTGGACCGCGGCCTGAAGGAGGGGACCAACCTGGTGATAGAGGGGGTGCACCTGGTCCCGGAGATCATCCTGGACCGCTACCGCGACCACCCGAACGTCTGCTCGCTCGTGGTCTACCTCTCGGACGAGGCGGCCCACCGCTCGCGCTTCTACATCCGGGCCTTGGGGACCGCCATGCGCCGCCCGGCCGAGGAGTACATCGCGCACTTCGGGGAGATCCGCCAGATCCACGACTACATAGTGGAGAGCGCCCGCAGGATGGGGGTGCACACGGTGGAGAACTTCTCCATAGAGAACTCCTCGGACGCGGCGGTGGAGATAGTGGCCAACCGGGTCTCGGGGATCGCCGAGAAGGCGGCCCGGCGCCCGTCCTCGCTGCTTCTGGACGCCAGCGCCCGCGGCGGCTGA
- a CDS encoding YtxH domain-containing protein, translating to MEVPEVVPDKQRVQSFILGGLAGLAAGLLFAPRSGRETRGSLAERLWEARDRGRERYLDAQERLRERMAREREEGPAGEPSPRPDPRAEELRARVRELRERLLRERAEGPRDVGGGEGGGPA from the coding sequence GTGGAGGTGCCAGAGGTCGTGCCTGACAAGCAGCGGGTGCAGAGCTTTATCCTCGGCGGGCTCGCGGGGCTCGCCGCCGGGCTCCTCTTCGCTCCCCGGAGCGGCCGCGAGACCCGGGGCTCCCTCGCCGAGCGGCTCTGGGAGGCCCGCGACCGGGGCCGCGAGCGGTACCTGGACGCGCAGGAGCGGCTGCGCGAGCGGATGGCCCGCGAGCGGGAGGAGGGTCCGGCCGGGGAGCCTTCTCCCCGGCCGGACCCGCGGGCCGAGGAGCTACGCGCCCGCGTGCGCGAGCTCCGGGAGCGGCTGCTGCGCGAGCGGGCGGAGGGGCCGCGGGACGTGGGCGGGGGAGAGGGCGGGGGTCCGGCGTGA
- a CDS encoding PD40 domain-containing protein has translation MRGSAAAGLAAVLAALLLWGCSHPEAREISVLPIPAGERPDLGLGPGVHPLSFGPGYKGSPAWSPDGTRIAFTVDGYVVEKPAGAERAAWRATGEIGARRVEWLSGNSLAALDPDGKDLYLIGPGEDGLRARRVSERAVAFSPLPGSGEMIAALERGPSGSTLALSMGGQLVPYAGVRVPGRVTAISVSPDGRLALLASAPPAGGEGPEIYAFDLESRGLERVARLESGLKVLGAPQWTGRGIYFVAKTEAAPKRESPGLYGLYRIPPGSDRPELDPDVGRDFAASGIRVSPDGSRLAIIGRLHPNSPANLYVLDLRTGELRAATRNEGMEIKSGPEDLAWAPGGGSVAIVARGVFSGPRVEDAPAEALLREFYNLYEVPLPAGGEGG, from the coding sequence GTGCGGGGTAGCGCGGCCGCGGGGCTTGCGGCGGTCCTTGCGGCCCTGCTCCTCTGGGGGTGCTCCCACCCGGAGGCGCGCGAGATCTCCGTGCTCCCCATCCCCGCCGGGGAGCGCCCGGACCTGGGGCTCGGTCCCGGCGTACACCCCTTGAGCTTCGGCCCCGGCTACAAGGGCTCCCCGGCCTGGAGCCCCGACGGGACCCGCATAGCCTTCACCGTGGACGGCTACGTCGTCGAGAAGCCCGCCGGCGCCGAGCGGGCGGCGTGGAGGGCCACCGGCGAGATCGGGGCGCGCAGGGTGGAGTGGCTCTCCGGGAACTCCCTGGCCGCGCTGGACCCGGACGGCAAGGACCTCTACCTGATCGGGCCCGGAGAAGACGGCCTGCGGGCGCGCAGGGTCTCGGAGAGGGCGGTGGCCTTCAGCCCGCTGCCCGGGAGCGGCGAGATGATAGCCGCCCTGGAACGCGGCCCCTCCGGCAGCACCCTCGCGCTCTCGATGGGCGGTCAGCTCGTACCCTACGCCGGGGTGCGGGTGCCGGGGCGCGTGACCGCCATCTCCGTCTCCCCCGACGGGAGGCTGGCCCTGCTTGCCAGCGCCCCGCCCGCGGGGGGGGAGGGTCCGGAGATCTACGCCTTCGACCTAGAGAGCCGGGGCCTGGAGAGGGTGGCCCGCCTGGAGAGCGGCCTCAAGGTGCTCGGCGCCCCGCAGTGGACGGGGAGGGGCATCTACTTCGTGGCCAAGACCGAGGCGGCCCCGAAGCGGGAGAGCCCCGGGCTCTACGGCCTCTACCGCATCCCCCCCGGCTCGGACCGCCCGGAGCTGGACCCCGACGTGGGCCGGGACTTCGCCGCCTCCGGCATCAGGGTCTCCCCCGACGGCTCGCGGCTCGCCATCATCGGCCGCCTGCACCCCAACTCGCCCGCCAACCTGTACGTGCTCGACCTCCGGACGGGCGAGCTGCGGGCGGCCACGAGGAACGAGGGCATGGAGATAAAGTCGGGGCCCGAGGATCTGGCCTGGGCCCCCGGAGGGGGGAGCGTGGCGATCGTCGCCCGGGGGGTCTTCTCGGGCCCCCGGGTTGAGGATGCCCCGGCCGAGGCCCTGCTGCGGGAGTTCTACAACCTGTACGAGGTGCCGCTGCCCGCCGGCGGGGAGGGCGGATGA
- a CDS encoding HAMP domain-containing sensor histidine kinase, translating into MIGLVLFYFAQQRLVEAENTLLIQRSRTANAGATEFIEGLRRPEDQTLPPPESYAGELVQTVSDPTGLAVLYVGPGGRPLAARDGLGNPLDPHRTYERLGLERGLIQRVASSPQGKGILTRADGSYITVWPLLDAGGVSRGVMVYDVPQDELDQSLSYLRLGIVGAIGTSVLLAGGASLLLTRQITRPLSETRDAAIRVASGDYSTPVPVTSRDELGEMARAFNYMAGEIEHYISEIQDQKKHLEAVLEASLEALVATDHAGGITMANAAAARMLGVRPGDRGRSLREVGVAPEILGIVREAAETGFSVREVELGEKSFWAYAARMDSGGRSQGGVILAVRDISEYRALERAKSAFVSDFSHELRTPLTTIQSAVGLLQRARERLDPLENRALELAEGELSRIRAMVEELMTLAQMDSWQYSLQLAPAGLDRILRDAVEAVEPKALRFGIEINLYEAGVHLTCDAQKLYQVFLNLLDNAVKYSEEGSRVDVTVAESGEQAVVRVKDTGVGIPEKDLPHLFERFYRVEKDRSRSTGGSGLGLAICKQIVEMHGGSISVESRLGEGSTFTVRLPKNPRRPEAPRAG; encoded by the coding sequence GTGATCGGGCTGGTGCTCTTCTACTTCGCCCAGCAGCGGCTCGTCGAGGCGGAGAACACCCTGCTCATCCAGCGCTCCCGCACGGCGAACGCGGGGGCGACCGAGTTCATCGAGGGCCTCCGGCGTCCCGAGGACCAGACCCTGCCGCCGCCCGAGAGCTACGCCGGGGAGCTCGTGCAGACCGTCTCCGACCCCACGGGGCTCGCGGTGCTCTACGTGGGCCCCGGCGGCAGGCCCCTCGCCGCCCGCGACGGGCTCGGCAACCCGCTCGACCCGCACAGGACCTACGAGCGCCTGGGGCTCGAGCGGGGCCTCATACAGCGGGTGGCCTCCTCGCCGCAGGGCAAGGGCATCCTCACCCGCGCCGACGGCTCCTACATAACCGTGTGGCCGCTGCTCGACGCGGGGGGCGTCTCCAGGGGCGTCATGGTCTACGACGTCCCGCAGGACGAGCTGGACCAGAGCCTCTCGTACCTGCGGCTGGGGATAGTCGGGGCCATCGGCACGAGCGTCCTGCTCGCCGGGGGGGCCAGCCTGCTGCTGACCCGCCAGATCACCCGCCCCCTCTCCGAGACCCGCGACGCCGCCATAAGGGTCGCCTCCGGCGACTACAGCACGCCCGTGCCGGTCACCAGCAGGGACGAGCTCGGGGAGATGGCGCGGGCCTTCAACTACATGGCCGGCGAGATAGAGCACTACATAAGCGAGATCCAGGACCAGAAAAAGCATCTGGAGGCGGTGCTGGAGGCCTCGCTGGAGGCCCTTGTGGCCACCGACCACGCGGGCGGCATCACCATGGCCAACGCCGCCGCGGCCCGGATGCTCGGGGTGCGCCCCGGAGACAGGGGACGCAGCCTGAGGGAGGTCGGCGTGGCCCCGGAGATCCTGGGCATCGTCCGGGAGGCGGCGGAGACCGGCTTCTCCGTCAGGGAGGTCGAGCTCGGCGAGAAGTCCTTCTGGGCCTACGCCGCGCGGATGGACAGCGGCGGGCGCTCGCAGGGCGGGGTCATACTCGCGGTCAGGGACATAAGCGAGTACCGGGCCCTGGAGCGGGCCAAGTCCGCCTTCGTCTCGGACTTCTCGCACGAGCTCAGGACGCCGCTCACCACCATCCAGAGCGCCGTGGGGCTGCTGCAGCGGGCCCGCGAGAGGCTCGACCCGCTGGAGAACCGGGCCCTGGAGCTCGCCGAGGGGGAGCTCAGCAGGATCCGGGCGATGGTGGAGGAGCTCATGACGCTCGCCCAGATGGACTCCTGGCAGTACTCGCTGCAGCTCGCGCCGGCCGGCCTCGACCGCATCCTGCGGGACGCGGTCGAGGCGGTCGAGCCCAAGGCGCTGCGCTTCGGGATAGAGATAAACCTCTACGAGGCTGGGGTGCACCTCACCTGCGACGCCCAGAAGCTCTACCAGGTGTTCCTGAACCTGCTGGACAACGCCGTGAAGTACTCCGAGGAGGGCTCCCGGGTGGACGTAACGGTCGCGGAGAGCGGGGAGCAGGCGGTCGTGCGGGTCAAGGACACCGGGGTGGGGATACCCGAGAAGGACCTCCCCCACCTCTTCGAGCGCTTCTACCGGGTGGAGAAGGACCGCTCGAGGTCCACCGGCGGCAGCGGGCTCGGGCTCGCCATCTGCAAGCAGATCGTGGAGATGCACGGCGGTTCGATCTCCGTGGAGAGCCGGCTGGGGGAGGGCTCGACCTTCACCGTGCGGCTCCCCAAGAACCCCCGGCGTCCGGAGGCCCCGCGTGCGGGGTAG